The following DNA comes from bacterium.
GAGACCGATGAAGTTGCTCGCCGCCTTCGGCGCCCGATCGGGGAAGAGCTCGCACCGGAGGTCGCCGGCCGTCGTGTGGATGACCGCGACCGGGTGCGCCGGGCTCTTGGCGGCCGCATCCGCGGCGCCGGCCACGGCGACCAGCGCCAGGCTCCCGAACAGAACCGGCCAGGGCAACAGCGCGTATGACGGGCGTGCGAATCGTATCGTCATAAACGTGACGCTTCCGCGAGAGGCGGATGTCACTCCTTCCGGGTGGAGAGGAAGCACCGGTCTCCGGTGCCAACCTGGGATGGTGCGCGCAACGTCGGTCACGAGCCGCATGCGCGGGGCCCGCCTGCTCGCCGGGCTGGCCCTGGCGGTCGCCTACGTCGTGAGCGCCACGGTCGCCCCGCATCCGCCGCACGGCCGGATAGTGTTCGACCGTCTCGTGCCGCAGCCGCCCTACCGCTGGGTGCGCCCGCCGGCCGGCCGTCAGAGCGACAACGACGCGCCCCAGCCCTACACCGGCCAGGTGCCGCTCGGCGCCGGAGGATCGGTCGCCGCCGAGTTCTCCACGGACGACCTCCAGGCCACGGTGACGCTCCCTGCGGGCGTGATCGGCACGCGGACCTGGACCCGCCTCGCCACGACCGTCTTCACCGGCTCGCAGGAGAACCTCGCCCACAGCGACCGGCTCGGGGTGTTCGCCGCCTCGAGCCCGTAGGCGATCTCCGGGCGGGCGCGAACGCGCGGGCCCAGGACCCACGCCGGCCCGAACCACACCGCATTTCACGCAGGGCGCGCCGGGGGCGGCCCTATCTTCACAACTTTCGCAGAATACGTTCGCCCCACAACAGGGAAAGATAGGTGTGGGTGGAGCGAGAGGAGGTAGAACAATGTTGCTTGCGCTGCTTCTGCTCGCCGGAATCGCAATGTGGGCAACCGGGCACCTGATCGTTCAGTAACGTAGTCACGAGAAGGACCGCCCGTTGGGTCCGCGGCGCTCGCGCGCCGCGGACCCGCTCATTTTGGGAACACCAACACCGGCAACACCGGACCATGCGTATCGGTCAACACGCACCCAATCGGACATTGCCTGGTACTCGTGCAGAAGATCGTCCGGCAGCTGCTCGTCGCGGATGGGCCGGCCCAACCCGGCTTCGTCGAAGGCCACTTCGCAGTGCTGGCAGTGATAGAAGGCGGTCGGGGCGTAGGCGATGACCTCGACCCGGACGGGGCGCGGCGAGGCGTCCCCGTGGGCCATCATGCGAAAGTACCACGCGTTGAAAACCCGGCCGCCGTGGCCATGATCCCGCCTCGACGCGGAGCGGATCAACGCTGCCGTCTGGTTCGTAGTGTAACATATCCCGGAGGCGGACAGGGACGGCGTCCGATATCAAACCCTTCCGTGGTGAGGTGAGCGGATGATGCGACGCGTGTTGCCGGTGGTACTGCTCGTGGCGCTGGTCGCGGGCATGCCGGCGGGCGGCCAGGGGCGGCCCATCATCGTGGGCGCGGTCTACCCGACGGACGGCCCGCAGGCCGCGCCGGGCGGAGGGACCGACGAGTACCGCGGACTCCTGTTGGCGGCGGAGTACGTCAACCTGCACGGGGGCGTGGCGGGGCGCTCGGTGGAGATCCGTTTGGCGTCCGCCGCATCGTCGGATGCCGCCCCCTCGGCCGTCGAGCAGCTCGCGGAGGGCGGCGTGACGACGGTCGTGGGCACCTACGGCAGCGTCATCGCGCGTCCCGCCGCCGAGACGGCGGCGCGGCTGGGGCTCGTCTACTGGGAGACGGGTGCCGTCGGAGACATCGCCGCGCACGCGGCGCCGGGCGTGCACTTCTTCCGCGTCGCCCCGAGCGGCGCGGTCCTCGGCCGGCAGGCCGTGGCCTTTGTGCGCGACCAACTCGCCCCGCGCCTCCGTCATGCGCGCCCCCTCCGGTACACCGTCGCCTACGTGGACGATGCGTTCGGCCGGGCGGAGGCGCAGGGGGAGATTGCGGAGATCCGGCGATCCGGACTGCCGCTCGCGGCCGTCCTGCCGTACGATGCGTGGCACGCGGACTATGGAGCCCTGGCCGGACGCATCGGCGCGGCGCGCAGCGACGTGTTGATCGTGGCCGGGTATATGGAAAACGCCGTCGCGCTCCGGCAGGCGATCCTGCGCCGGCACGTGCCGCTGGCCGTCAACATCGGCGGATGCTCGGCCTACATCATGCCCGAGTTCGGCCGGCGGCTCGGAGCCGGCGCCGTCGGCGTGTTCTCCTCCGACAAGACCGGTGATCTCCTCCCGACGCGCGCGCTCGCCCCGCAGGCGGCGCAGGCCTTGCTCTGGGCCCGGCAGCAGTTCCGGCAGCGGTACGGACATCCGCTGTGGGAACCGGCGCTGTCCGGCTTTGCCGGCGGCCTGGCGCTCTTCCAGGGCGTCCTGCCCCGCCCAGCAAATCTGTCTCCGGCCGCGGTCGCCTCCGCCGCCCGGCGGGCGGCCCTTCCCGCCGGCGCGCTCCCCAACGGCGCCGGCCTGGCGTTCGGCGCGCCCGGCACGCCGGCCGCCGGAGAAAATCTACGGGCCGCCAGCGTGGTCTGGGAGTGGGTCGCGCCGAACACGCGGGCGCTCGTGTGGCCGCCGGCGTATGCGACCCAGCCGGTGGTCCTGCCGTAGCGCTCGACGTGAGCGCGATCTCGCAATCGAACCTGGTCGAATACACTCGGCAACTCCCCCCCACGGCTCTCCGGCAGCGCCGAGGAACGGAGCGCGGCCGGTTACGTCGAGGAACAACTCCGCGCCTTCGGCTACCGCGCCCGCATCATCGTCCACGACCCGTACATTTCTCCCGCGTCGATCTCGTCCGCCGGCGAACGGCGGTGCTCGACGCGGTGCGCGGCCTGCCGGATCGTCGAAGGCTGCCTGGCGACCCTCTCGTAACGACCGGTCAGCCCCCGACCGTTTCCCGCGCCTGTTCCAGCGCCCAGGCAAGACGGTTCTGCCCGCGTGTCAGGTGCGCCCGCAAGATGCCCTGCTGTGCCGTGTTGCCGGCCGCCTGCGCCGCACCGAGCGCCGGCGCAAGGTCCGGCAGCGCCGGCACGTTGACCGCGGGATCGTGCCAGAACGCCGGCATGCGACTGTAATTCACCGGGATCAGCAGGCGGCCCAGTCGGCGCTGGGCGGCGTTGAAGCGGCGCACCGCGGCGGTGCGCGCGGTGCCCCGGGCCGGGGCCCCGGCGTAGAACGTGTCGAGCGCGCCCTGGAAGGCGTCGAGGGCCGCGCGCGCCGGTCCGAAATCAAAGAGATCCCCCGCCGCCCGTTCGTACCGTTCGAGGGTGCCTCGAAACTCGGCCGCGGTTTGGGTCCAGTCGAGCGGGTGCAGCGACGCCTGGAGCACCCGCAACACCGACGCCGCGTAGACCCGCATGTCGCGGAGCAGGTTGTCCTTGTCCGCGATCTCCATCAGATCGTCCTCGGTGTGCCAGGCGATGTTGCCGCCGCATCCGCCCACCGCGTAGTACCCCTTCGCGGCCCGGTCTTCTTCCGACATCGTCGAGCTGAGCATGTAGAACGACGACAGGCCGATGTCGTTGAACGAGTAGTCGCCGGCCCGCGGCGGCCGCTCGGGCTGGGGCGTGATGCCCGTCGTCGCACGGATCGCCGCGTCTACGAGGGGTACCGTCTCGCTCATCGCGGTCAGGTGATTGAACGTCGTCGCCCACCGGCAGCCCGGTGAGTCGCAGTTCACCTGCGCCACGCAATGCCGCGCGAGATCGAGCGCGTGGGTGTCACTGTACCAGGTGGAGCCGGCGTAGCGCCCGTGGGAGTGGCCGGACCACCAGGCGATTCGCAGCGTGCGCGCGAGCCGGCGGCGGTGCCGCCAAAAGACCCGCGCCAGCTCCAGCAGGGTCGCGTCGCCCGTGGCATTGTCGCCGACACCGAAGTGCCAGCCGTCGAGATGCCCGTGCAGCAGCACGAACTCCCCGGGCGCCTGCCGGCCGGGAATCTCCGCCACGAGCACCGGGATCGTGCGCCATCCCGTGTCGAGCCGGGTCGCGACCGCCGCGCGCGCGCCCTGCTGCGCGGCGCGTATCAGCGCCGCGCCGTCGGGCCGGTTGACCGCGACCACGGGCAGCGAGGGCTGCCGCGGGGCGGCGTCGAGGTCGGGCGTGCCCCAGATCGTCGTGCAGATGCCCTCGTGGATGTTCTCACCGGGATTGATGAAGATGCCGGCGAGCGCCCCGGCCGTCATCAGGTCCCGCACCTTCCCGGGCGAGGCCATGCCCTCGGTGAGGACGATCTTGCCCTCGACGCGCGCGCCCCCGAACTCCACGCCCGCCGAGAACACGTCGGCGGCGCTGTCCGCGCCGGCTCCCCGGACGTAGACGAGCTCACCCGTCACATCGTCTCCTCCGGTCGACACCGACATCGCCGGCGTCTTGGCCCGGTACGTCACCTCGTTGCACTTGACCGCCGCCGGGCCGGGGATCGAGATGAAGCACAGGGGCTCATGCAGCCGGTGCGGCACGCCCCACTTCTCGAGGTGCCGCATCAGGATCTCGAACGCGCGCCGCTCCTCCGGCGACCCGGACAGGCGCGTCAGTTTGGAAAAATCTTCGACGACCCGCCACGGGACCTTGAGCGAGACGCCGTCGAGCAGCCGCCCCTCGAGCGCGGCGTCGGTCCATCCCGTGATGTCCGCTGTGCGACTCATCTCGTGTTCCGCCTCCTCTGCGTGTCGATCTGTCCGCCCACGCGACCGGCCCTAGAGGTCGCTCTCCCGATACCTGGGGTCGAGCGCGTCGCGCAGCGCATCTCCGAGAAAGTTGTAGGCCAGCACCGTGAACAGGATCAGGAATCCGGGATAGACGGGCAGCAGCGGATTCTCCCACACGTAGGCCTGGGCGTTGCTCAGCATGTTGCCCCAGCTCGCCTGCGGCGCCTGGATCC
Coding sequences within:
- a CDS encoding ABC transporter substrate-binding protein, producing the protein MMRRVLPVVLLVALVAGMPAGGQGRPIIVGAVYPTDGPQAAPGGGTDEYRGLLLAAEYVNLHGGVAGRSVEIRLASAASSDAAPSAVEQLAEGGVTTVVGTYGSVIARPAAETAARLGLVYWETGAVGDIAAHAAPGVHFFRVAPSGAVLGRQAVAFVRDQLAPRLRHARPLRYTVAYVDDAFGRAEAQGEIAEIRRSGLPLAAVLPYDAWHADYGALAGRIGAARSDVLIVAGYMENAVALRQAILRRHVPLAVNIGGCSAYIMPEFGRRLGAGAVGVFSSDKTGDLLPTRALAPQAAQALLWARQQFRQRYGHPLWEPALSGFAGGLALFQGVLPRPANLSPAAVASAARRAALPAGALPNGAGLAFGAPGTPAAGENLRAASVVWEWVAPNTRALVWPPAYATQPVVLP
- a CDS encoding M28 family peptidase, which encodes MSRTADITGWTDAALEGRLLDGVSLKVPWRVVEDFSKLTRLSGSPEERRAFEILMRHLEKWGVPHRLHEPLCFISIPGPAAVKCNEVTYRAKTPAMSVSTGGDDVTGELVYVRGAGADSAADVFSAGVEFGGARVEGKIVLTEGMASPGKVRDLMTAGALAGIFINPGENIHEGICTTIWGTPDLDAAPRQPSLPVVAVNRPDGAALIRAAQQGARAAVATRLDTGWRTIPVLVAEIPGRQAPGEFVLLHGHLDGWHFGVGDNATGDATLLELARVFWRHRRRLARTLRIAWWSGHSHGRYAGSTWYSDTHALDLARHCVAQVNCDSPGCRWATTFNHLTAMSETVPLVDAAIRATTGITPQPERPPRAGDYSFNDIGLSSFYMLSSTMSEEDRAAKGYYAVGGCGGNIAWHTEDDLMEIADKDNLLRDMRVYAASVLRVLQASLHPLDWTQTAAEFRGTLERYERAAGDLFDFGPARAALDAFQGALDTFYAGAPARGTARTAAVRRFNAAQRRLGRLLIPVNYSRMPAFWHDPAVNVPALPDLAPALGAAQAAGNTAQQGILRAHLTRGQNRLAWALEQARETVGG